A genomic stretch from Bacteroidia bacterium includes:
- the rsgA gene encoding ribosome small subunit-dependent GTPase A, which translates to MKGVVIKSTGSQYWVRNEKGEKLVARARGNLRLQGRKTTNPISVGDRVVLIKGHDEVWLINTIEERDNYLIRRSVNLSRQEHIIASNIDRVFVVITISSPRTSMGFIDRVLCTAEAYKIEPVLVFNKMDLYDTDDTEYLNAIAFLYQNIGYKILKVSAVTGSGLNDLKQEMKDRTCLFAGHSGVGKSSLLNAIDPTLKLRVGEISEAHRKGTHTTTFAEMHELSFGGFIVDTPGIKEFGVIDLEKHEVSHYFPEMFALLPNCRFNNCLHQNEPGCAVRKAVDEHRIASSRYTSYLGILNSEDLLEDWEKD; encoded by the coding sequence ATGAAGGGTGTGGTAATTAAGTCGACCGGAAGTCAGTATTGGGTGAGAAATGAAAAGGGTGAGAAATTGGTTGCCAGAGCAAGGGGAAACCTTAGGCTGCAAGGCCGTAAAACCACCAATCCTATTTCCGTAGGCGATCGTGTGGTTTTGATAAAAGGCCATGATGAAGTTTGGTTGATTAATACCATTGAGGAGAGAGACAATTACCTCATTCGTCGTTCAGTAAATTTAAGTCGACAAGAACATATAATAGCTTCCAATATCGACCGGGTTTTTGTTGTAATCACTATTTCAAGTCCCCGAACATCCATGGGATTTATTGATCGGGTGCTTTGCACTGCTGAAGCTTATAAGATTGAACCTGTGCTGGTTTTCAATAAAATGGATTTATACGATACCGATGATACCGAATACCTCAACGCCATCGCATTCCTCTATCAGAATATTGGTTACAAAATCCTAAAAGTATCGGCTGTTACCGGCAGTGGATTGAATGATTTGAAGCAGGAAATGAAAGATAGAACCTGCCTGTTTGCAGGACATTCCGGTGTTGGTAAATCCAGTTTGCTTAATGCTATCGACCCAACTCTCAAGTTAAGGGTTGGTGAAATTTCTGAAGCACACCGCAAGGGAACCCATACTACCACCTTTGCAGAAATGCATGAGCTCAGTTTCGGTGGTTTTATTGTTGATACTCCCGGAATTAAAGAGTTTGGCGTTATTGACCTTGAAAAACATGAAGTTTCTCATTATTTCCCCGAAATGTTTGCTTTACTTCCAAATTGCCGGTTTAATAATTGCTTACACCAAAATGAACCGGGTTGTGCCGTTCGCAAGGCTGTAGACGAACACCGCATAGCCTCTAGTCGTTATACCTCTTATCTTGGGATTTTGAATAGCGAAGATTTGCTGGAAGACTGGGAAAAGGATTAA